One Chitinophaga sp. H8 DNA window includes the following coding sequences:
- a CDS encoding peptidylprolyl isomerase — translation MKKILVFSAGALLLWQASTAQQKLVADKIVAIVGDKIVLKSDIDGELSQAQHNAINNSLPPDAACNIMEQIIAQKVMVLQAERDSLPVSDADVEGQIENRIRYFEEVYGSKEKMREITGYSIYQMRERFRQPIRENILATAMRNKVTDAIKVTPTEVKKYFDGIPTDSLHFYESEMEIGQLIVLPKATQEMEKYATDRLMDFRKRVENKESDFGSLALLYSEDPGAKDNKGIYVLNRNDKNWDPDFLAASFRLKEGEISTPVKSQFGYHLIQMVKRQGDNVTVQHILLKPNITKSDITLAMKKLDTIRTNIVDGKYSFAEAVTKYSDAQMAKFDGGMIQANPQSGGGTLITIDQLDQPSERDIVLMLDTLKAGQVSAPVQFVDEQGRTACRLVYLKTRTQPHRENMTDDYARIQQRTLQIKQMEAINKWLREKIPSYYIHVDDEFKNCTNIQQWMSTLAKQ, via the coding sequence ATGAAAAAAATTCTGGTTTTCTCCGCTGGCGCTTTACTACTTTGGCAGGCCTCAACGGCCCAGCAAAAATTAGTGGCAGATAAGATTGTAGCCATTGTGGGAGATAAAATAGTACTGAAATCCGATATTGACGGGGAGCTATCCCAGGCGCAACACAATGCCATCAACAACTCCCTTCCTCCGGATGCAGCCTGTAATATCATGGAACAGATCATTGCCCAGAAAGTAATGGTACTCCAGGCCGAAAGAGATAGCTTACCGGTAAGTGATGCTGACGTAGAAGGACAAATCGAAAACCGTATCCGCTACTTTGAGGAAGTATACGGCTCCAAAGAAAAAATGCGGGAAATTACCGGCTATTCTATTTACCAAATGCGTGAACGCTTTCGTCAGCCCATCCGGGAAAATATCCTGGCCACCGCGATGCGCAATAAAGTGACAGACGCTATCAAAGTAACACCTACTGAGGTGAAAAAATACTTTGACGGCATTCCTACGGATAGCTTACACTTCTACGAATCTGAAATGGAAATTGGTCAGTTAATCGTACTGCCCAAAGCTACCCAGGAAATGGAAAAATATGCTACAGACCGCCTGATGGACTTCAGAAAACGGGTGGAAAACAAAGAGTCCGACTTCGGCTCTCTGGCACTCCTCTACTCAGAAGATCCGGGCGCGAAGGATAATAAAGGGATATATGTACTCAACCGCAATGATAAAAACTGGGACCCCGACTTCCTGGCGGCTTCTTTCCGCCTGAAAGAAGGTGAAATATCCACTCCGGTAAAGAGCCAGTTCGGTTATCACCTGATCCAAATGGTAAAACGTCAGGGGGATAATGTTACGGTACAACATATCCTGCTTAAGCCAAACATCACCAAATCGGATATTACACTGGCCATGAAAAAACTGGATACTATCCGTACCAACATTGTAGATGGTAAATACTCTTTTGCAGAGGCGGTTACCAAATACAGTGATGCACAGATGGCCAAATTTGATGGTGGTATGATACAAGCCAACCCCCAGAGTGGTGGTGGTACATTGATCACCATTGATCAGCTGGACCAGCCTTCTGAAAGAGATATCGTGCTGATGCTCGATACCCTGAAAGCAGGACAGGTTTCTGCACCTGTACAGTTTGTGGATGAGCAGGGCCGTACTGCCTGCCGCCTGGTATACCTGAAAACACGTACACAGCCTCACCGCGAAAATATGACGGACGACTACGCCCGTATCCAACAGCGTACACTCCAGATCAAACAAATGGAAGCGATCAACAAATGGCTGAGAGAAAAAATACCCAGTTATTATATTCATGTAGACGATGAATTTAAAAACTGTACCAATATCCAGCAATGGATGAGCACATTAGCAAAACAATAA